A portion of the Pseudomonas synxantha BG33R genome contains these proteins:
- the radC gene encoding RadC family protein translates to MSIRDWPVAERPREKLLEGGAASLSDAELLAIFLRTGVSGRSAVDLARDLLVQFGGLRPLLEASQTLFSQHMGLGPAKFAQLQAVLEMSRRHLAERLRADSVVESPLAVRQYLKALLRHEPHEIFGCLFLDSKHRVLGFEALFQGTIDTAIVYPRQVVKRALAHNAAAVILCHNHPSGNAEPSASDRRMTKMLQKALEVVDVRVLDHIIVGDGDPLSMAEYGWV, encoded by the coding sequence ATGAGTATTCGTGATTGGCCTGTGGCGGAGCGTCCACGGGAGAAGCTGTTGGAAGGCGGCGCGGCGAGCCTGTCCGACGCCGAATTGTTGGCGATCTTCCTGCGTACTGGAGTTTCCGGTCGAAGTGCGGTGGATCTGGCGCGTGATCTGCTGGTGCAGTTTGGCGGCCTGCGCCCGCTGTTGGAGGCCAGCCAGACGCTGTTCAGCCAGCATATGGGGTTGGGGCCGGCGAAGTTCGCCCAATTGCAGGCGGTGCTGGAAATGTCCCGGCGCCATCTGGCCGAACGCTTGCGCGCCGACTCGGTAGTGGAGAGCCCGCTGGCTGTGCGTCAATACCTCAAGGCGCTGTTGCGCCATGAGCCTCATGAGATATTCGGCTGTCTGTTCCTGGACTCAAAGCATCGTGTACTGGGGTTCGAGGCGTTGTTTCAGGGCACCATCGACACTGCGATTGTTTACCCGCGGCAGGTGGTCAAGCGTGCCTTGGCGCATAACGCGGCAGCGGTGATTTTGTGCCACAACCATCCCTCCGGGAATGCGGAGCCCAGTGCATCTGATCGCAGAATGACCAAAATGCTGCAAAAGGCGTTGGAAGTGGTGGATGTGCGGGTGCTGGATCACATCATTGTGGGAGATGGTGATCCGCTGTCGATGGCTGAATACGGATGGGTATAG
- the coaBC gene encoding bifunctional phosphopantothenoylcysteine decarboxylase/phosphopantothenate--cysteine ligase CoaBC, whose amino-acid sequence MQRLYRKRIVLGVGGGIAAYKSAELVRRLLDQGAEVRVVMTRGGSEFITPLTMQALSGHPVHLDLLDPAAEAAMGHIELAKWADLVLIAPATADLIARLAQGIADDLLTTLVLATDATVAIAPAMNQAMWRDPATQANTQLLQSRGLKVFGPASGSQACGDVGMGRMLEATDLALCAADCFQHLALTGKHVLITAGPTQENIDPVRYITNHSSGKMGFALAEAAVEAGARVTLITGPVHLPTPDRVTRIDVVSARDMLAACEAAIPCDLFIASAAVADYRPEVVAPQKLKKDPTSGDGLLLQMVRNPDILATIATRPDRPFSVGFAAETEHLLDYAARKLKDKNLDLIVANDVANPSIGFNSEENACSVIDRELHATLFAQTSKGKIARQLISFIAQRLNQV is encoded by the coding sequence ATGCAGCGTCTGTATCGGAAACGCATCGTTCTCGGCGTCGGCGGCGGCATTGCCGCTTACAAGAGCGCAGAGTTGGTTCGCAGGCTCCTGGACCAGGGCGCGGAAGTGCGCGTGGTCATGACCCGTGGTGGCAGTGAGTTCATCACCCCGTTGACCATGCAGGCCCTGTCCGGCCACCCGGTTCACCTCGACCTGCTGGACCCGGCGGCCGAAGCCGCCATGGGCCATATCGAACTGGCCAAATGGGCCGACCTGGTGCTGATCGCCCCGGCCACCGCCGATCTGATCGCCCGCCTGGCCCAGGGCATCGCCGATGACCTGCTGACCACCCTGGTATTGGCCACCGACGCCACCGTGGCGATCGCCCCGGCCATGAACCAGGCCATGTGGCGCGACCCAGCCACCCAAGCCAATACCCAACTCCTGCAAAGCCGTGGCCTCAAAGTGTTTGGCCCCGCATCCGGCAGCCAGGCCTGTGGCGACGTCGGCATGGGCCGGATGCTCGAAGCCACCGACCTTGCGCTGTGCGCCGCCGATTGCTTCCAGCATCTGGCCCTGACCGGCAAGCACGTGCTGATCACCGCAGGCCCAACCCAGGAAAACATCGACCCGGTGCGCTACATCACCAACCATAGCTCAGGAAAAATGGGCTTTGCGTTGGCAGAAGCTGCGGTCGAGGCAGGCGCACGGGTGACCCTGATCACAGGTCCCGTGCATTTGCCGACCCCTGATCGCGTCACGCGAATCGACGTAGTCAGCGCCCGGGACATGCTGGCGGCCTGTGAAGCCGCCATTCCCTGTGACCTGTTCATCGCCTCGGCAGCGGTTGCGGATTACCGCCCGGAAGTCGTAGCCCCGCAAAAGCTCAAGAAAGACCCTACAAGCGGCGACGGCCTGCTCCTGCAAATGGTGCGCAACCCGGACATTCTGGCCACCATCGCCACCCGTCCGGACCGTCCGTTCAGTGTCGGTTTCGCTGCCGAGACCGAGCACCTTCTGGACTACGCCGCGCGCAAACTGAAAGACAAAAATCTCGACTTGATCGTTGCCAATGATGTCGCCAACCCGAGCATCGGCTTCAACAGCGAGGAAAATGCCTGCAGCGTGATCGACCGCGAGCTGCACGCCACCCTTTTCGCCCAGACCAGCAAGGGCAAGATTGCCCGCCAACTGATCTCTTTTATCGCCCAACGGCTGAACCAGGTTTAA
- the dut gene encoding dUTP diphosphatase yields MHALQAKILDPRIGNEFPLPAYATPGSAGLDLRAMLKEDTILEPGQTILIPTGLSIYVGDPGLAALILPRSGLGHKHGIVLGNLVGLIDSDYQGELMVSCWNRGQTAFNIAVGERIAQLVLVPVVQAHFELVQEFDETQRGAGGFGHSGSH; encoded by the coding sequence ATGCACGCTTTGCAAGCCAAGATCCTCGACCCCCGCATCGGCAACGAATTCCCCCTGCCGGCCTACGCCACACCAGGCTCCGCCGGCCTGGACCTGCGCGCCATGCTCAAGGAGGACACCATCCTTGAGCCGGGCCAGACCATCCTGATCCCGACCGGCCTGTCGATCTATGTCGGCGACCCGGGCCTGGCGGCGCTGATCCTGCCGCGCTCCGGCCTGGGCCACAAACACGGCATCGTGCTCGGCAACCTGGTCGGCCTGATCGACTCCGACTACCAGGGTGAGCTGATGGTCTCGTGCTGGAACCGTGGCCAGACTGCTTTCAACATCGCCGTCGGCGAGCGCATCGCCCAACTGGTCCTGGTGCCGGTGGTGCAGGCGCATTTTGAATTGGTGCAGGAATTCGACGAAACCCAACGCGGCGCAGGCGGTTTTGGGCATTCCGGCAGTCACTGA
- the argB gene encoding acetylglutamate kinase: MTLEREAAANTAKVLSEALPYIRRYVGKTLVIKYGGNAMENEELKNGFARNVVLMKAVGINPVVVHGGGPQIGDLLKRLSIESHFIDGMRVTDAQTMDVVEMVLGGQVNKSIVNLINSHGGSAIGLTGKDAELIRAKKLTVTRMTPEMTTPEIIDIGQVGEVIGINTDLLNLLVKGDFIPVIAPIGVGANGESYNINADLVAGKVAEALKAEKLMLLTNIAGLMDKEGKVLTGLTTQQVDDLIADGTIYGGMLPKIRCALEAVQGGVGSSLILDGRVPNAILLEIFTDTGVGTLISNRKRP, translated from the coding sequence ATGACCCTCGAACGCGAAGCCGCTGCCAACACCGCCAAGGTCCTGTCCGAAGCGTTGCCTTATATTCGACGCTACGTCGGCAAGACGCTGGTGATCAAGTATGGCGGCAATGCCATGGAGAACGAAGAGCTGAAAAATGGCTTCGCTCGCAATGTCGTGCTGATGAAAGCAGTGGGCATCAACCCAGTAGTCGTACATGGCGGCGGGCCGCAAATTGGCGACCTGCTCAAGCGTCTGTCTATCGAGAGCCACTTCATTGATGGCATGCGCGTGACCGATGCACAAACTATGGACGTGGTCGAAATGGTTTTGGGCGGTCAAGTCAACAAAAGCATTGTCAACTTGATCAATAGCCATGGTGGCAGCGCGATTGGCCTGACCGGCAAAGATGCCGAACTGATCAGGGCCAAGAAACTCACCGTGACGCGGATGACGCCGGAGATGACCACTCCAGAAATCATCGACATCGGCCAGGTGGGCGAAGTGATCGGCATCAACACCGATTTGCTCAACCTGCTGGTCAAGGGCGACTTCATCCCGGTGATTGCGCCGATCGGCGTGGGTGCCAATGGCGAGTCCTATAACATCAACGCCGATCTGGTAGCCGGTAAGGTGGCGGAAGCACTGAAGGCTGAAAAGCTGATGCTACTGACCAATATCGCCGGTTTGATGGACAAGGAAGGCAAGGTACTGACCGGCCTGACCACCCAGCAGGTAGACGACCTGATCGCCGACGGCACCATCTACGGCGGCATGTTGCCGAAGATCCGTTGCGCGCTGGAAGCAGTCCAAGGTGGTGTAGGCAGCTCGCTGATCCTGGATGGCCGTGTGCCGAATGCAATCCTGTTGGAAATCTTCACTGATACCGGTGTGGGCACGCTGATCAGTAACCGCAAGCGTCCTTAA
- the pyrE gene encoding orotate phosphoribosyltransferase, which yields MQAYQRDFIRFAIDRGVLRFGEFTLKSGRTSPYFFNAGLFNSGSALAQLGRFYAAAIVESGISFDVLFGPAYKGIPLAAATAVALAEHHGQDLPWCFNRKEAKAHGEGGSLVGAPLTGDVLIIDDVITAGTAIREVMQIIASQDGAKAAGVLIALNRQERGNGELSAIQEVERDFGIPVVSIVSLNQVLQFLEDDPQLKQHLPAVRAYREQFGV from the coding sequence ATGCAGGCGTATCAACGCGATTTCATTCGTTTTGCCATCGATCGCGGCGTTTTACGCTTCGGTGAGTTCACTCTCAAGTCCGGGCGCACCAGCCCGTACTTCTTCAATGCAGGCTTGTTCAACTCGGGTTCGGCCCTGGCTCAGCTGGGGCGTTTCTACGCGGCAGCCATCGTTGAAAGCGGTATTTCCTTTGATGTGCTTTTTGGTCCGGCCTACAAGGGTATTCCCCTGGCTGCGGCTACAGCGGTGGCCCTGGCGGAACATCATGGGCAGGATCTGCCGTGGTGCTTCAACCGTAAGGAAGCCAAGGCCCACGGTGAAGGCGGCAGCCTGGTAGGGGCTCCGTTGACCGGTGATGTGCTGATCATCGATGACGTGATCACCGCCGGCACCGCGATTCGTGAGGTGATGCAAATCATCGCTTCCCAGGACGGCGCCAAGGCCGCCGGCGTGCTGATCGCCTTGAACCGCCAGGAGCGTGGCAACGGTGAGTTGTCGGCGATCCAGGAGGTGGAGCGTGATTTCGGCATTCCCGTGGTAAGTATCGTGTCGTTGAACCAGGTGTTGCAGTTCCTGGAGGATGATCCGCAGCTCAAGCAGCATTTGCCGGCTGTGCGTGCATACCGCGAGCAGTTTGGCGTCTGA
- a CDS encoding exodeoxyribonuclease III, whose product MRIISVNVNGIQAAVERGLLSWLQAQNADVICLQDTRASAFELDDPAFQLDGYFLYACDAEVPTQGGVALYSRLQPKAVISGLGFETADRYGRYLQADFDKVSIATLLLPSGQNGDEDLNQKFKLMDDFARYLDKQRRKRREYIYCGSLYVAQQKLDIKNWRDSQQSPGFLAPERAWMDEIVGNMGYVDALREVSREGDQYSWWPDNEQAEMLNLGWRFDYQLLTPGLRRFVRSARLPRQPRFSQHAPLIVDYDWTLTI is encoded by the coding sequence ATGCGGATCATCAGTGTGAACGTTAATGGTATTCAGGCTGCAGTCGAGCGTGGTTTGCTCAGTTGGCTGCAAGCCCAGAATGCCGACGTCATCTGCCTGCAGGACACCCGCGCCTCCGCCTTTGAACTGGACGACCCAGCCTTCCAACTGGATGGCTACTTCCTTTATGCCTGCGATGCCGAAGTGCCCACCCAAGGTGGCGTGGCTTTGTACTCGCGGTTGCAACCCAAGGCGGTCATCAGCGGCCTCGGCTTCGAGACAGCCGACCGCTACGGGCGCTACCTGCAAGCCGATTTCGACAAGGTCAGCATCGCGACCTTGCTGCTTCCTTCGGGGCAGAACGGCGATGAAGACTTGAACCAGAAGTTCAAGCTAATGGACGACTTCGCCCGTTACCTGGATAAACAGCGACGCAAACGTCGCGAGTACATTTATTGTGGCTCGCTGTACGTGGCGCAACAGAAGCTGGATATCAAGAACTGGCGCGACAGCCAGCAATCACCGGGCTTCCTGGCGCCGGAACGGGCCTGGATGGACGAGATTGTCGGCAACATGGGCTATGTCGATGCCCTGCGCGAAGTCAGCCGCGAAGGCGACCAGTACAGCTGGTGGCCGGATAACGAACAGGCCGAGATGCTCAACCTGGGCTGGCGCTTCGACTATCAGCTGCTGACCCCGGGACTGCGCCGGTTCGTACGCAGCGCTCGCCTGCCACGCCAGCCGCGCTTCTCGCAGCACGCGCCGCTGATCGTGGACTACGACTGGACCTTGACCATCTGA
- a CDS encoding DUF4870 domain-containing protein, with product MNDSQLPVPAPSKEVRQLAMLCHFAAFAGLVFPFGSVLGPLILWQFKKDVDPLIDDQGKEALNFQITVAIAWLVCLVLGFVVVGFLLMTVLVIGALILTIIAGIKANKGIAYRYPWTWRLVK from the coding sequence ATGAATGACAGCCAATTGCCGGTTCCGGCACCGTCCAAGGAAGTACGCCAGTTGGCAATGCTGTGTCATTTCGCGGCGTTTGCAGGGTTGGTGTTCCCCTTCGGCAGCGTGTTGGGGCCGCTGATCCTGTGGCAGTTCAAGAAGGATGTGGACCCGCTTATCGATGATCAGGGCAAGGAAGCTCTGAACTTCCAGATCACCGTGGCCATCGCCTGGTTGGTGTGTCTGGTGTTGGGCTTCGTGGTGGTCGGCTTTTTGCTGATGACCGTACTGGTGATAGGGGCGTTGATACTGACGATCATTGCCGGGATCAAGGCCAACAAGGGCATTGCCTATCGCTATCCGTGGACTTGGCGTCTGGTCAAGTAA
- the rph gene encoding ribonuclease PH, translated as MKRPSGRAADQLRSIRITRNYTKHAEGSVLVEFGDTKVICTVSVENGVPRFLKGQGQGWLTAEYGMLPRATGERNQREASRGKQGGRTLEIQRLIGRSLRAALDMSKLGDVTLYVDCDVIQADGGTRTASITGAMVALVDALKVIKKRGGLKAGDPLKQMIAAVSVGMYQGEPVLDLDYLEDSAAETDLNVVMTSTGGFIEVQGTAEGAPFQPAELNAMLALAQKGMTEIFALQTAALAD; from the coding sequence ATGAAACGTCCAAGTGGTCGCGCTGCCGATCAGCTCCGCTCGATCCGCATCACCCGCAACTACACCAAACACGCCGAGGGATCCGTACTGGTCGAGTTTGGCGATACCAAGGTGATTTGCACCGTCAGCGTCGAAAACGGCGTGCCGCGCTTCCTCAAGGGCCAGGGCCAGGGCTGGTTGACCGCAGAGTACGGCATGTTGCCGCGCGCCACCGGTGAGCGTAACCAGCGTGAAGCCAGCCGTGGCAAGCAAGGCGGGCGTACCCTGGAAATCCAGCGCCTGATCGGCCGTTCCCTGCGCGCCGCGCTGGACATGTCCAAGTTGGGCGACGTGACCCTGTACGTCGACTGCGACGTGATCCAGGCTGATGGCGGTACCCGTACTGCATCCATCACCGGCGCCATGGTGGCCCTGGTCGACGCATTGAAAGTGATCAAGAAGCGTGGTGGCCTCAAAGCGGGTGACCCGCTCAAGCAGATGATCGCCGCTGTGTCGGTCGGCATGTACCAGGGCGAGCCTGTGCTGGACCTGGATTACCTGGAAGACTCGGCCGCCGAGACCGATCTGAACGTGGTCATGACCAGCACCGGTGGTTTCATCGAAGTGCAGGGCACCGCCGAAGGCGCGCCATTCCAGCCGGCTGAGCTGAACGCGATGCTGGCCCTTGCCCAGAAGGGCATGACCGAAATCTTTGCACTGCAAACCGCTGCACTCGCTGACTAA
- a CDS encoding YicC/YloC family endoribonuclease, which produces MVHSMTAFARVEKAGVQGTLSWELRSVNSRYLEPHLRLPESFRDLEGAVREALRQGISRGKLECTLRFTEETTGKPLQLDRDRAAQLVAAAETIAGLIKQPAALNPLEVLAWPGVLVGDATDPQALNAEALALFNQGLKELKAGREREGAELARLINERLTSIEADVVTLRELVPQMLATQRQKILDRFTDMKADLDPTRLEQEMVLLAQKSDVAEELDRLSTHILEVRRVLKSGGAAGRRLDFLMQELNREANTLGSKAFDPRSTTAAVNLKVLIEQMREQVQNIE; this is translated from the coding sequence ATGGTGCACAGCATGACCGCCTTCGCCCGTGTCGAAAAAGCCGGGGTTCAAGGCACCCTCAGCTGGGAATTGCGCTCGGTCAACAGCCGTTACCTGGAGCCACACCTGCGCCTGCCCGAGTCGTTCCGCGACCTCGAAGGCGCCGTCCGTGAAGCGCTGCGCCAGGGCATTTCCCGTGGCAAGCTGGAATGCACCCTGCGTTTTACCGAAGAAACCACCGGCAAACCGCTGCAGCTGGACCGCGACCGCGCCGCACAACTGGTGGCCGCCGCCGAAACCATCGCCGGCCTGATCAAGCAACCGGCCGCGCTGAACCCTCTGGAAGTGCTGGCCTGGCCCGGCGTACTGGTGGGCGACGCAACCGACCCGCAGGCCCTGAACGCCGAAGCCCTCGCGCTGTTCAACCAGGGCCTGAAGGAACTCAAGGCCGGCCGTGAGCGCGAAGGCGCTGAACTGGCGCGCCTGATCAACGAGCGTCTGACATCGATCGAAGCCGATGTGGTCACCCTGCGCGAACTGGTGCCGCAGATGCTTGCCACCCAGCGCCAGAAGATCCTCGACCGCTTCACCGACATGAAAGCCGACCTTGACCCGACGCGCCTGGAACAGGAAATGGTCCTGCTTGCCCAGAAAAGCGACGTGGCTGAAGAGCTCGACCGCCTGAGCACCCACATTCTTGAAGTGCGCCGCGTGCTCAAGTCTGGCGGCGCCGCCGGTCGGCGCCTGGACTTTCTGATGCAGGAACTCAACCGCGAAGCCAATACACTGGGCTCCAAGGCGTTCGATCCGCGCAGCACCACGGCGGCGGTCAACCTCAAAGTGTTGATCGAGCAAATGCGCGAACAAGTACAGAATATTGAGTAA
- the gmk gene encoding guanylate kinase: MTHSTGTLYIISAPSGAGKSSLVKALTDADEQIRISVSHTTRAMRPGEVNGVHYHFVERTEFVKMIEHGDFLERAEVFGNLYGTSQSHLQQTLDEGHDLILEIDWQGAEQVRQLMPKARSIFILPPSLEALHQRLTNRGQDSDEIIEGRMREAVSEMSHYVDYDYLIINDDFAHALDDLKAIFRANQLQQKRQQQRFGKLLAELLG; the protein is encoded by the coding sequence ATGACCCACAGCACCGGCACCCTTTACATCATTTCCGCCCCTTCGGGTGCGGGCAAAAGCAGCCTGGTCAAAGCCTTGACCGACGCTGACGAGCAGATCCGCATTTCGGTGTCGCACACCACCCGCGCCATGCGCCCGGGCGAAGTGAACGGCGTGCACTATCACTTCGTCGAGCGTACCGAATTCGTCAAGATGATCGAACACGGCGACTTCCTGGAGCGTGCCGAAGTCTTCGGCAATCTCTACGGCACCTCCCAAAGTCATCTGCAGCAGACCCTGGACGAAGGCCACGACCTGATCCTGGAAATCGATTGGCAGGGCGCCGAGCAAGTGCGCCAATTGATGCCCAAGGCACGCTCGATCTTTATCCTGCCGCCGTCGCTTGAAGCCTTGCACCAGCGCCTGACCAACCGTGGCCAGGACAGCGACGAGATCATCGAAGGGCGTATGCGTGAAGCCGTGAGCGAAATGAGCCACTATGTCGACTACGACTACCTGATCATCAATGACGATTTTGCCCACGCTCTGGATGATTTGAAGGCGATTTTCCGTGCCAATCAGCTCCAGCAAAAGCGTCAACAGCAGCGTTTCGGCAAATTACTCGCCGAACTGCTCGGCTGA
- the rpoZ gene encoding DNA-directed RNA polymerase subunit omega yields MARVTVEDCLEHVDNRFELVMLSTKRARQLATGGKEPLVQWENDKPTVVALREIAEGLMSYEFIANAEIVEDEPLFAAFEDESNEAV; encoded by the coding sequence ATGGCCCGCGTAACCGTTGAAGACTGCCTAGAACACGTGGATAACCGCTTTGAGCTGGTCATGCTCTCTACCAAGCGTGCCCGTCAACTGGCCACTGGCGGCAAAGAGCCCCTGGTCCAGTGGGAAAACGACAAGCCTACTGTTGTAGCCCTGCGTGAAATCGCTGAAGGCCTGATGAGCTACGAGTTCATTGCCAACGCCGAAATCGTTGAAGACGAACCGCTGTTTGCAGCGTTCGAGGACGAGTCCAACGAGGCCGTCTAA
- the spoT gene encoding bifunctional GTP diphosphokinase/guanosine-3',5'-bis pyrophosphate 3'-pyrophosphohydrolase, with the protein MPSIDALADRLSAYLGPDQVNLVRRAYFYAEQAHDGQRRRSGEAYVTHPLAVANILADMHMDHQSLMAAMLHDVIEDTGIAKEALSAQFGETVAELVDGVSKLTQMNFETKAEAQAENFQKMAMAMARDIRVILVKLADRLHNMRTLEVLSGEKRRRIAKETLEIYAPIANRLGMHAIRIEFEDLGFKAMHPMRSARIYQAVKRARGNRKEIVNKIEESLSHCLAIDEIEGEVSGRQKHIYGIYKKMRGKRRAFNEIMDVYAFRIIVDKVDTCYRVLGAVHNLYKPLPGRFKDYIAIPKANGYQSLHTTLFGMHGVPIEIQIRTREMEEMANNGIAAHWLYKSSGDEQPKGTHARARQWVKGVLEMQQRAGNSLEFIESVKIDLFPDEVYVFTPKGRIMELPKGSTAVDFAYAVHTDVGNSCIACRINRRLAPLSEPLQSGSTVEIVSAPGARPNPAWLNFVVTGKARTHIRHALKLQRRSESISLGERLLNKVLNGFDSALDKIAQERVQAMLHEYRQETIEDLLEDIGLGNRMAYVVARRLLGEGEQLPSPEGPLAIRGTEGLVLSYAKCCTPIPGDPIVGHLSAGKGMVVHLDNCRNITEIRHNPEKCIQLSWAKDVTGEFNVELRVELEHQRGLIALLASSVNAADGNIEKISMDERDGRISVVQLVVSVHDRVHLARVIKKLRALTGVIRITRMRA; encoded by the coding sequence TTGCCGAGCATAGACGCCCTCGCCGATCGCTTATCGGCCTACCTCGGCCCCGACCAGGTCAACCTGGTCCGCCGAGCGTATTTCTACGCCGAACAAGCCCACGACGGCCAACGCCGACGTAGCGGTGAAGCGTATGTCACCCATCCCCTTGCGGTGGCAAATATCCTGGCCGACATGCACATGGACCATCAGAGCCTGATGGCCGCGATGCTGCATGACGTGATCGAAGACACCGGCATTGCCAAGGAAGCGCTCAGCGCGCAATTTGGCGAAACCGTGGCCGAACTGGTCGACGGGGTCAGCAAACTGACCCAGATGAACTTCGAGACCAAGGCCGAAGCCCAGGCGGAAAACTTCCAGAAGATGGCCATGGCCATGGCCCGAGACATTCGGGTGATCCTGGTAAAGCTGGCCGACCGGCTGCACAACATGCGCACGCTGGAAGTGCTGTCCGGCGAAAAGCGTCGGCGCATCGCCAAGGAAACCCTGGAAATCTACGCGCCCATCGCCAACCGGCTGGGCATGCACGCCATTCGTATCGAATTCGAAGACCTTGGTTTCAAAGCCATGCACCCGATGCGTTCGGCGCGCATCTACCAGGCGGTCAAACGCGCCCGGGGCAATCGCAAGGAAATCGTCAACAAGATCGAAGAATCCCTGAGCCATTGCCTGGCGATCGACGAAATCGAAGGCGAGGTCAGTGGCCGCCAGAAGCACATCTACGGCATCTACAAGAAGATGCGCGGCAAGCGCCGGGCCTTCAACGAGATCATGGATGTGTACGCGTTCCGGATCATCGTCGACAAGGTCGATACCTGCTACCGCGTGCTGGGCGCTGTACATAATTTGTACAAACCCTTGCCGGGCCGCTTCAAGGACTACATCGCGATCCCCAAGGCCAACGGCTATCAGTCGCTGCATACCACGCTGTTCGGTATGCATGGCGTGCCGATCGAGATTCAGATCCGTACCCGCGAAATGGAAGAGATGGCCAACAACGGCATCGCCGCCCATTGGCTGTACAAATCCAGCGGCGACGAGCAGCCCAAAGGCACCCATGCCCGCGCCCGTCAGTGGGTCAAGGGCGTGCTGGAAATGCAGCAACGTGCCGGCAACTCCCTGGAATTCATCGAAAGCGTGAAGATCGACCTGTTCCCGGACGAGGTCTACGTGTTCACGCCCAAGGGCCGGATCATGGAGCTGCCCAAGGGCTCCACGGCGGTCGACTTTGCCTACGCGGTGCACACCGACGTGGGCAACAGCTGCATTGCCTGTCGGATCAATCGTCGTCTCGCGCCGCTGTCCGAGCCCCTGCAAAGCGGCTCCACGGTCGAGATCGTCAGTGCTCCAGGCGCACGCCCCAACCCGGCATGGCTGAACTTCGTGGTCACCGGCAAGGCCCGTACGCATATTCGCCACGCCCTGAAACTGCAGCGTCGCTCAGAGTCCATCAGCCTGGGCGAGCGCCTGCTGAACAAGGTGCTCAACGGCTTCGACAGTGCCCTGGACAAGATTGCGCAAGAGCGCGTGCAGGCGATGCTTCACGAGTATCGCCAGGAAACCATCGAAGACCTGCTCGAAGATATCGGCCTGGGCAACCGCATGGCCTACGTGGTCGCCCGTCGCTTGCTGGGCGAAGGCGAACAGCTGCCGAGCCCGGAAGGCCCGCTGGCGATTCGCGGCACCGAGGGTCTGGTGCTCAGTTACGCAAAATGTTGCACACCGATTCCGGGCGACCCGATTGTCGGCCACCTGTCCGCAGGCAAGGGCATGGTGGTGCACCTGGACAACTGCCGCAATATCACCGAAATCCGCCACAACCCGGAAAAATGCATCCAGCTCTCGTGGGCCAAGGATGTCACCGGCGAGTTCAACGTCGAGCTGCGGGTGGAGCTGGAACACCAGCGCGGCCTGATCGCCCTGCTGGCCAGCAGCGTCAACGCGGCCGACGGCAATATCGAGAAAATCAGCATGGACGAACGTGATGGTCGCATCAGCGTGGTCCAACTGGTGGTCAGTGTGCACGACCGCGTGCACCTGGCCCGCGTGATCAAGAAACTGCGCGCCTTGACCGGTGTGATCCGCATCACCCGTATGCGTGCATAA
- a CDS encoding RidA family protein yields the protein MTKTVITSDKAPAAIGTYSQAIKAGNTVYMSGQIPLDPKTMELVEGFEAQTVQVFENLKSVAEAAGGSFKDIVKLNIFLTDLSHFAKVNEIMGKYFEQPYPARAAIGVAALPKGAQVEMDAILVIE from the coding sequence ATGACCAAGACAGTTATCACCAGCGATAAAGCCCCAGCCGCCATCGGCACCTACTCCCAGGCGATCAAGGCGGGCAACACCGTCTACATGTCCGGCCAGATTCCGCTGGACCCAAAGACCATGGAGCTGGTTGAAGGCTTCGAAGCCCAGACCGTACAAGTCTTCGAAAACCTCAAGTCCGTGGCTGAAGCTGCCGGTGGTTCGTTCAAGGACATCGTCAAGCTGAACATCTTCCTCACCGACCTGAGCCATTTTGCCAAGGTCAACGAGATCATGGGCAAGTACTTCGAACAACCCTACCCAGCCCGCGCCGCCATCGGCGTTGCAGCCCTGCCAAAGGGCGCACAGGTTGAGATGGACGCCATTCTGGTCATCGAGTAA